The window CGAGCGGTGCAACAAGATCGTCATCTTTATGTCGGTGTTCAACGTACACGTCAACCGCAGTCCCATCAATGGGGAGATCAAGCTGCAGAGATACTACTGTGGACGATTTCAGCCCGCATATAAGGACGAGGTCGGCTTTGAGAACGAACACCACTTGATCGGTATTGATCGCGGGGATCTGCGCATTACGGTGAAGCAGATCGCGGGCATACTCGCACGCCGCATCGTTTCGTGGGTGACGCTCGATGATCAGCTGCGGCAGGGGGACATCTACGGCATGATTCGTTTTGGCTCGTGCCTTGAGATCGTTATGCCCGAGCGTGCAGCGATCTTAGTGAAAAAGGGCGAAAAGGTGCAGGGCGGCAAAACCGTTCTGGGGAGGCTTGAAAGCAAATGAATTACAGACGGTTTCTGCCGAATCTGTGTACGGCGATGAATCTTGTCTTTGGTATGTGCTCCATCCTCGCGACGGTGGAGGGACATCTCGACTGGGGCGCGCTCTTTATTTTCTGTGCGCTCATCGCGGATGGACTGGACGGGCGTATTGCCCGCGCGTTCGGCGTGTCGAGCGAGTTCGGCAAGGAGATGGATTCCCTCTGTGACCTCGGCTCGTTCGGCGTTGCCCCCGCGCTTCTCGCGTGGTCGCTCGCCCTGCACAACTATGGTGCTCTCGGCGCTCTTGTGACGATCTTCTTTGCGGTCTGCGGGATGTGGCGGCTCACGCGCTTCAACGTGAATGCGGGCGTGGTACACGGTTACTTTATGGGGCTTGCGATTCCGGCGGGCGGCAATCTCATCGCCATGTCGACGTGGCTGTTCCTCGAACTCGGTATCAATCCGACGGCATTTGGGCTTGCCTATCCCGTCGTTGTTGCACTGACGGCGTATCTGATGGTCAGTCATGTACACTATCCCGACTTCAAGGGCGGTGGGGAGAAAATCTATACGGCGTCGAAGCTCTTTGCACTTGCAGTTTTTGTTGGGATTCTGTACGTTGGCAGCGCGGCACCGCTTCCCGCCGTCTTTGCGGGGATCTTCGCGACCTATGCGCTCTTTGGGATTGTCAATCACACAATTGCCTTTATGGCGGGTGCAAAGGAAGGCTGAAGCCGCATGACTGAGTTCATTCAACTTGTCTCGTCCCATCTGCCGACACATGTCTTTGACATTGTTATGGTGCCCATGCAGATCATCATTTTGCTCTTTACCCTCTATTTCTTCTGCATCGGCTTCTGCTGTCTTTGGCGGCGCAGGGAGAAAAAGATCCTGACCCCCGAAAAGACATTTGCCGTCGTGGTCGCCGCGCACAACGAGGCGGCGGTCATTGGGCAGCTGATCGAGAATCTGAAACGCCTCGACTACCCCGAGGAACTGTATGATATATTTGTCATTGCAGACAACTGTACGGACGAAACGGCACAGATCGCGGGAGATGCGGGGGCGATTGTCTGTGAGCGCACGCATCCGACGAAGAAGAGCAAGGGCTTTGCACTTGAGTGGATGTTTGAACGCCTCTTCGAGATGGATAGGGAATATGACGCGATTGCGATCTTCGACGCGGACAACCTCGTTCATCCGAACTTTCTCAAGGAGATGAACAACCGCCTCCTCAAGGGGGATAAGGTCATTCAGGGCTTTCTCGATGCGAAAAATCCCTATGATACATGGGTTGCGGGTACATTTGCCATCGCGTTCTGGGTCATTGACCACATCTCCCATCTCGCCAAGACGAACATCGGGCTTTCGGCGTGTCTCGGCGGCACGGGCATGTGCATTACGACAGACGTGTTGAAACGGCACGGTTGGCGTGCGACCTGTCTTACGGAGGACATGGAGTTCACGATGAAGCTGCTCGCGGAGGGGATTAAGACGACGTGGGCGCACGATGCCATTGTTTACGATGAGAAACCGCTGACGTTCAAACAGGCGTGGAATCAGCGCCGCCGCTGGGCACAGGGGCAGTTTGACGTGGCGCACCGCTTCATCCCGACGATGCTCCGCGAGGGATGGAAGCGGCGCGACATCCGCAT of the Selenomonas dianae genome contains:
- a CDS encoding phosphatidylserine decarboxylase — encoded protein: MVIVSEGYKFIGAALILAVILGFFAHPYAAIPFVVLACYFAYFFRSPAREIVQDVNHILSPADGTVTEISPVGMDDFVGERCNKIVIFMSVFNVHVNRSPINGEIKLQRYYCGRFQPAYKDEVGFENEHHLIGIDRGDLRITVKQIAGILARRIVSWVTLDDQLRQGDIYGMIRFGSCLEIVMPERAAILVKKGEKVQGGKTVLGRLESK
- the pssA gene encoding CDP-diacylglycerol--serine O-phosphatidyltransferase; the protein is MNYRRFLPNLCTAMNLVFGMCSILATVEGHLDWGALFIFCALIADGLDGRIARAFGVSSEFGKEMDSLCDLGSFGVAPALLAWSLALHNYGALGALVTIFFAVCGMWRLTRFNVNAGVVHGYFMGLAIPAGGNLIAMSTWLFLELGINPTAFGLAYPVVVALTAYLMVSHVHYPDFKGGGEKIYTASKLFALAVFVGILYVGSAAPLPAVFAGIFATYALFGIVNHTIAFMAGAKEG
- a CDS encoding glycosyltransferase family 2 protein, which produces MTEFIQLVSSHLPTHVFDIVMVPMQIIILLFTLYFFCIGFCCLWRRREKKILTPEKTFAVVVAAHNEAAVIGQLIENLKRLDYPEELYDIFVIADNCTDETAQIAGDAGAIVCERTHPTKKSKGFALEWMFERLFEMDREYDAIAIFDADNLVHPNFLKEMNNRLLKGDKVIQGFLDAKNPYDTWVAGTFAIAFWVIDHISHLAKTNIGLSACLGGTGMCITTDVLKRHGWRATCLTEDMEFTMKLLAEGIKTTWAHDAIVYDEKPLTFKQAWNQRRRWAQGQFDVAHRFIPTMLREGWKRRDIRIWDGCIYLLQPHFLMISTFFIIISYVQLAFPPFYTSIYKFLPSQLMTAIMIGQYVLPMIILIKVRAKLKAWFYLLLYPVFIYSWIPIIFLGFIHRNEHEWSHTKHTRAMSMDEVMSDVK